CTGCAATTCCTTACAAGGATTCATTCGCCCGAGCAAGCCAGGCAGGCCGTCCGCAACGCACAGGATGTTGGCTTTAAGAATATCAACATGGATATCATGTTTGCCGTACCGGGGCAGACGCTGCTTAGTCTGGAATCAACTCTCCGCCAGGTGCTTGACCTGCAGCCCACACATATCAGCGCGTACTCCCTGATTTACGAACAGGGAACACCGCTATACCGGCAGCTACACAGTGGTGCGATCAGTGCCGTTCCCGATTCTGCCGATGCCGAGATGTATCAGCTTGTATGCACGATGTTAACGGATTGCGGCTACGAGCAGTACGAGGTAAGCAACTTTGCCCTTCCGGGGTTCCGTTGCAAACACAACCTTGCCTACTGGCATGCCTGTAACTACCTCAGCGTTGGTCCGTCGGCACATGGTCTGCTTGACGGTATGCGGTATTGGAATCACCGCAGCCTGACATCGTGGACGCAGCTGGTGAAGAGCGGACAGCTCCCCCAGGCAAATACCGAAACACTAAGCCGGGAGCAACAGGTTGACGAAATGCTGTTTTTAACGCTTCGTGCCGATGGTATTCCACTGCACGATATTAATAACACTTACAATATAAATTTGCGAGATTCTGTTCCTACCGATTTCGTTTCGGATTTGATCTCCGACGGATTTCTAATAGATTCCGGTGATGTATGGCGACTTACACCCAGGGGGTACGCCGTGTGCGACGAAATCACTGTACGTCTGTTAAACTTTGTTAGTCAGTCCTGAGTGCTTCCGCAACAACGGTTCGGGATGCACGATGAGCAGGATACCACGAGGCCAACGTTGCAAGCAGCAAGCCAACACCCGAAACCCATA
This is a stretch of genomic DNA from Ignavibacteria bacterium. It encodes these proteins:
- the hemW gene encoding radical SAM family heme chaperone HemW — encoded protein: MKPISVYIHVPFCEKKCTYCDFYSIERLEHRSTFVDTVIRELRLRQPAIPATRAATVFFGGGTPTLLTREQIARIMDEVPEPLSNAEITMEANPGTVTRESLAGYRATGINRLSVGVQSMQPDELQFLTRIHSPEQARQAVRNAQDVGFKNINMDIMFAVPGQTLLSLESTLRQVLDLQPTHISAYSLIYEQGTPLYRQLHSGAISAVPDSADAEMYQLVCTMLTDCGYEQYEVSNFALPGFRCKHNLAYWHACNYLSVGPSAHGLLDGMRYWNHRSLTSWTQLVKSGQLPQANTETLSREQQVDEMLFLTLRADGIPLHDINNTYNINLRDSVPTDFVSDLISDGFLIDSGDVWRLTPRGYAVCDEITVRLLNFVSQS